Proteins from a genomic interval of Coccinella septempunctata chromosome 2, icCocSept1.1, whole genome shotgun sequence:
- the LOC123308665 gene encoding uncharacterized protein LOC123308665 codes for MVKYFNSGWDVCLLVTISIIVIINIVLACSIGLVLPKHMLERGWIYIGGIPRTDSPEVLKKLCKCKMDGKRSSRLSVKSLNVTDVVDDTTSTSNDIIDVEQ; via the exons ATggtgaaatattttaattctggCTGGGACGTATGCCTTCTGGTTACTATATCCATAATTGTGATTATAAACATAGTATTAGCTTGTTCCATTGGTCTGGTGTTGCCAAAGCATATGTTAGAAAGAGGCTGGATATATATTGGTGGCATACCTAGAACTGATTCTCCTGAGGTTCTGAAGAAACTTTGCAAATGCAAAATGGATG GTAAACGTTCGTCAAGATTATCTGTGAAGAGCTTGAATGTAACAGATGTAGTAGACGATACTACTTCAACTTCTAATGATATAATCGATGTTGAGCAATGA
- the LOC123307911 gene encoding cell wall protein DAN4-like produces the protein MPKKFTSCDICLMITVPIVVLVNIILACCIGIVLPKHMKEGGWYYIGDLGEMSDETKMAFCNCGQGDHKKRNPPKDTEATTISSEETLGPTIDSSRSTHKLPLPQISSESTKKTPTPFYPSTTPTRKSKRPPFDSPTTPARESSGPPFNSPTTPARESEGTPFDSPTTPTREQIKALTHASTTPARESNGPPSDSPTTPKRKSTGTPSDSSTTPTTESDGADTTLPFVQTSSLAVTTINFTTSTTNSDNTRSSTTAIDDSTMTSALESTSQQIDQSTTIHTSITTVKIDSTSETDSTTSSINIDKSSTTTDSTDEVDSEGSEEETSKTTVEIDSTSQQDSTTSSIDTDKSSTITDSTDAVDSEGSEEEPSKTTQKTRRPRPTKKGFVSKTVV, from the exons ATGCCAAAAAAGTTTACTAGCTGCGATATATGCCTAATGATAACAGTTCCAATTGTTGTATTAGTGAATATAATTTTAGCGTGTTGCATAGGTATTGTTTTGCCCAAGCATATGAAGGAAGGGGGTTGGTATTACATAGGGGATCTGGGAGAGATGTCTGACGAAACCAAGATGGCTTTTTGCAACTGTGGGCAAG GAGACCATAAGAAGAGAAATCCACCGAAAGATACGGAAGCCACAACCATTTCCTCAGAGGAAACACTAGGACCTACCATTGACTCAAGTAGAAGCACACATAAACTTCCTCTTCCTCAAATCAGCAGTGAATCGACAAAGAAAACACCTACTCCGTTTTATCCTTCCACAACTCCAACAAGAAAGTCAAAAAGACCCCCATTTGATTCCCCCACAACTCCAGCAAGAGAATCAAGTGGACCCCCATTTAATTCCCCCACAACTCCAGCCAGAGAATCAGAAGGAACTCCATTTGATTCCCCCACAACTCCAACAAGAGAACAAATCAAAGCTTTAACCCATGCCTCCACAACTCCAGCAAGAGAATCGAATGGACCTCCATCTGATTCCCCCACAACTCCAAAAAGAAAATCAACTGGAACCCCATCTGATTCTAGCACAACTCCAACAACAGAATCAGATGGAGCTGACACAACATTGCCCTTCGTACAAACATCGAGTTTAGCAGTCACTACAATAAATTTCACGACGAGTACCACAAATTCCGACAATACCCGATCAAGTACCACAGCAATCGATGACTCAACTATGACCTCAGCACTTGAGAGTACCAGTCAGCAAATAGACCAAAGTACTACTATCCATACCTCAATAACAACGGTAAAAATCGATTCAACAAGTGAAACAGATTCTACCACGAGTAGCATAAATATTGATAAGAGTTCAACGACTACCGATTCAACAGATGAAGTAGATAGTGAAGGAAGTGAAGAAGAAACTTCAAAAACAACGGTTGAAATCGATTCAACAAGTCAACAAGATTCTACCACCAGTAGCATAGATACTGATAAGAGTTCAACGATTACCGATTCAACGGATGCAGTAGATAGTGAAGGAAGTGAAGAAGAACCCAGTAAAACAACACAGAAAACTAGAAGACCACGTCCGACCAAGAAAGGCTTTGTTAGTAAAACTGTGGtctaa